A single window of Nocardia sp. NBC_01327 DNA harbors:
- a CDS encoding VOC family protein: MSGLDLGLLSYGQTRVLVDDFADSYRFYRHILGLPLKHHEPGEPEPEAGPYTCFVAGDADLALFTRAYMDAAVGAEHRPRDGVDTVVVVLRVSDVDAAAKTVEARGAQLTTAPVDQPAWGTRVAHLRAPEGTLIELCQYDD, encoded by the coding sequence ATGTCCGGTCTCGACCTGGGCCTGCTCTCCTACGGTCAAACCCGTGTGCTGGTAGACGATTTCGCGGACAGCTATCGCTTCTACCGCCACATCCTCGGCCTGCCGCTCAAGCATCACGAGCCGGGCGAACCGGAACCCGAAGCCGGTCCCTACACGTGCTTCGTCGCAGGCGATGCCGATCTGGCCCTGTTCACTCGCGCCTATATGGACGCGGCGGTCGGTGCCGAACACCGGCCGCGGGACGGCGTCGACACCGTGGTGGTGGTGCTGCGCGTCAGCGATGTCGATGCGGCCGCGAAGACCGTCGAGGCGCGTGGCGCACAACTCACCACCGCGCCCGTCGACCAGCCCGCCTGGGGCACGCGCGTGGCGCATTTGCGCGCCCCGGAGGGCACGTTGATCGAGCTCTGCCAGTACGACGATTGA
- the rpoZ gene encoding DNA-directed RNA polymerase subunit omega, with the protein MKTAAIYDTPIGLTNPPIDELLERTSSKYALVIYAAKRARQINDYYNQLGDGILEYVGPLVEPGLQEKPLSVAMREIHADLLEHTEGE; encoded by the coding sequence ATGAAGACCGCGGCCATCTACGACACTCCGATCGGCCTGACCAACCCGCCGATCGATGAACTGCTGGAGCGGACCTCGTCGAAGTACGCGCTGGTCATCTACGCAGCCAAGCGGGCCCGGCAGATCAACGACTACTACAACCAGCTCGGTGACGGCATTCTCGAATATGTCGGCCCGCTGGTCGAGCCGGGTCTGCAGGAAAAGCCGTTGTCGGTGGCCATGCGCGAGATCCACGCCGACCTGCTGGAGCACACCGAGGGCGAATAA
- the gmk gene encoding guanylate kinase, whose translation MVEHTRKGRLVVLVGPSAVGKSTVVRCVRERLPELVFSVSATTRAPRPGEVDGRDYRFVSHEEFDLLIAADELLEWADIHGGLQRSGTPAAPVREALATGHPVLIEVDLEGARSIRKAMPEANLVFLAPPSWEELVSRLTSRGTESPEVIERRLQTAKTELAACDEFDTVIVNDEVTSACEQLVSLFVSTISR comes from the coding sequence GTGGTCGAACACACTCGGAAGGGCCGGCTGGTAGTCCTGGTCGGCCCCTCGGCCGTCGGTAAGTCCACTGTCGTGCGCTGCGTGCGCGAACGACTGCCCGAATTGGTATTCAGTGTGTCGGCCACCACCCGGGCCCCCCGGCCCGGAGAGGTCGACGGTCGCGACTACCGATTCGTCTCCCATGAAGAATTCGACCTGCTGATCGCGGCGGACGAACTCCTCGAATGGGCCGATATCCACGGTGGACTGCAGCGGTCGGGAACCCCGGCCGCACCTGTGCGCGAAGCGCTCGCGACCGGACACCCGGTCCTGATCGAGGTGGACCTCGAGGGGGCGCGCTCGATCCGCAAGGCGATGCCGGAGGCCAATCTGGTCTTCCTGGCCCCGCCCAGCTGGGAGGAACTCGTCTCCCGGCTCACCTCGCGAGGCACGGAATCGCCCGAGGTCATAGAGCGAAGGCTGCAAACCGCCAAGACAGAATTGGCGGCCTGTGACGAGTTCGACACCGTCATAGTGAACGACGAGGTGACCAGTGCCTGTGAGCAGTTGGTATCCTTGTTCGTTAGCACAATTTCGAGGTAG
- the mihF gene encoding integration host factor, actinobacterial type: MALPQLTDEQRAAALEKAAAARRIRAELKERLKRGGTDLKTVLADAEKDEVLGKMKVSALLEALPKVGKVKAAEIMSELEIAPTRRLRGLGDRQRKALLARFDFTAE; this comes from the coding sequence GTGGCCCTTCCCCAGCTGACTGACGAGCAGCGCGCCGCTGCTTTGGAGAAGGCGGCTGCCGCCCGGCGCATTCGGGCGGAGCTCAAGGAGCGCCTGAAGCGTGGCGGTACCGATCTGAAGACGGTCCTTGCTGATGCCGAGAAGGACGAAGTTCTCGGCAAGATGAAGGTTTCAGCGCTGCTCGAGGCCCTGCCGAAGGTTGGCAAGGTCAAGGCTGCCGAGATCATGAGCGAACTGGAAATTGCACCGACCCGCCGACTGCGCGGACTGGGCGATCGGCAGCGTAAGGCGCTGCTGGCCCGGTTCGACTTCACCGCGGAATAA
- a CDS encoding patatin-like phospholipase family protein has product MSDAVSPNGIRHALVLGGGGAVGIFWMVGLAAGLRAAGVDLALADRFVGTSAGAVVGAMLAGGGELPSPETRPAPDTAQAQPNLNGFTEIMTLAATPGLTPAEVVQRIGARALELRVGDPADHIARISDLAGVSDWPDADLIVTALDTTTGELQTWTRTGTASLPEALASSTAVPGVFPPIPIGGHHYIDGGLRSPINADLAAGADLIVIIEPLAHLFPHSPSDSELGGATTLSIVPDADTLTAFGPDLFDISTLVPAYEAGVRQASDAALRLKAVWPTR; this is encoded by the coding sequence ATGTCTGACGCGGTGTCGCCCAATGGAATTCGCCATGCACTCGTACTGGGAGGTGGCGGCGCTGTCGGCATCTTCTGGATGGTCGGGCTGGCAGCGGGTTTGCGTGCGGCGGGCGTAGATCTGGCGCTGGCCGATCGGTTTGTCGGCACCTCGGCCGGTGCGGTGGTGGGTGCGATGCTGGCCGGAGGTGGTGAGTTGCCGAGCCCGGAGACTCGCCCGGCGCCCGATACGGCACAGGCGCAGCCGAATCTGAACGGTTTCACCGAGATCATGACGCTCGCCGCGACCCCCGGACTCACTCCGGCCGAAGTGGTCCAGCGGATCGGCGCCCGCGCGCTGGAGTTGCGGGTGGGTGATCCGGCCGACCACATCGCCCGGATCAGTGACCTCGCGGGCGTGTCCGACTGGCCCGACGCCGATTTGATCGTCACGGCCCTGGACACCACCACCGGTGAACTCCAGACCTGGACCCGCACCGGCACTGCCTCGCTCCCCGAGGCGCTGGCCTCCAGCACCGCGGTTCCCGGTGTCTTCCCGCCGATCCCGATCGGCGGCCACCACTACATCGACGGTGGCCTGCGCTCACCCATCAATGCCGATCTGGCCGCAGGCGCCGATCTGATCGTCATCATCGAACCGCTTGCGCACCTGTTCCCGCATTCGCCGTCCGACAGCGAATTGGGCGGCGCCACAACACTGTCCATCGTTCCCGACGCCGACACCCTGACCGCCTTCGGTCCGGATCTGTTCGATATCTCGACGCTGGTGCCCGCCTACGAAGCGGGTGTCCGGCAAGCCTCCGACGCTGCGCTGCGCTTGAAGGCGGTCTGGCCGACCCGCTGA